In the Candidatus Bathyarchaeia archaeon genome, one interval contains:
- a CDS encoding GNAT family N-acetyltransferase — MEGSILLCSERMTKSSVMRFGIKPIRKNTGKVTLEKKEDKEILQGFMGKEKDFIELHELWLTEQHRGKGYGKQFFDFFEDYIRSKGYDSLVYYAFDPAAVAICRKRGYKEAYGLKEAGPYGKIETMYVFYLRLNKN; from the coding sequence GTGGAAGGTTCAATCTTATTGTGTTCAGAGAGAATGACAAAATCATCGGTCATGCGATTTGGCATAAAACCGATACGGAAGAACACCGGAAAGGTGACCCTAGAGAAAAAAGAAGACAAAGAAATCCTGCAAGGGTTCATGGGAAAAGAGAAGGATTTCATCGAACTTCACGAGCTATGGTTAACAGAGCAGCATAGAGGAAAAGGATATGGAAAACAGTTCTTCGATTTCTTCGAGGATTACATAAGAAGCAAAGGCTATGATTCGCTTGTCTACTACGCGTTTGACCCTGCTGCAGTAGCCATATGCCGAAAACGGGGATACAAAGAAGCCTATGGTCTAAAGGAAGCAGGACCATATGGAAAGATCGAAACCATGTACGTATTCTACCTACGACTGAACAAGAACTGA
- a CDS encoding NAD(P)-dependent alcohol dehydrogenase, which yields MKAIVRTKYGSPDVLQLKEVEKPTPTDNEVLVKVHAASINKADLYLLRGPFLVRLMGVGFLKPKNKLLGSDIAGQVEVVGKNVKQLQPGDEVFGWRGQRAFAEYACAREDAVALKPANVTFEEAAAVPVAAITALQALRDKGNVQPGQRVLINGASGGVGTFAVQIAKSFGAEVTAVCSTGKLDMVRSIGADHAIDYSQEDFTKSGQRYDLIIAVNGYHSILDYRRALSPKGIYVLAGGSKILAGLFQAVVLGRLISMTGSKRMGFMGIAKMNLKDLVFLKELLEVGKIKPVIDRRYTLSQVPEAMRYFEEGHAKGKVVIALEHNPPEAD from the coding sequence ATGAAAGCGATTGTACGCACCAAATACGGATCGCCAGATGTTCTTCAGCTTAAAGAGGTAGAAAAACCTACGCCCACAGACAATGAAGTACTGGTAAAAGTCCATGCGGCATCCATAAACAAAGCTGACTTGTATCTCCTAAGAGGACCTTTCTTGGTCCGACTAATGGGAGTAGGGTTCCTAAAACCTAAGAACAAATTGCTCGGATCTGATATAGCGGGGCAAGTTGAGGTGGTTGGCAAAAACGTGAAGCAGCTTCAGCCAGGCGATGAAGTGTTCGGGTGGCGTGGCCAAAGGGCTTTTGCAGAGTACGCATGTGCTCGTGAAGATGCGGTGGCGTTGAAACCAGCCAACGTAACATTCGAGGAAGCAGCCGCCGTGCCTGTAGCGGCAATCACCGCTTTGCAGGCTCTTCGCGACAAAGGCAATGTTCAGCCCGGACAAAGGGTCTTGATTAATGGAGCGTCTGGTGGTGTGGGCACGTTTGCAGTGCAGATTGCCAAATCATTTGGGGCTGAAGTCACGGCTGTGTGCAGCACGGGGAAGTTGGATATGGTGCGCTCGATCGGTGCAGACCACGCGATTGATTATTCGCAGGAAGATTTCACTAAGAGTGGACAACGGTATGACTTGATTATCGCAGTCAACGGATATCATTCGATTCTAGATTATAGGCGTGCATTAAGCCCGAAGGGAATCTATGTCTTGGCGGGAGGCTCCAAGATTCTGGCTGGATTATTCCAGGCTGTAGTATTGGGTCGATTGATCTCGATGACCGGAAGCAAGAGGATGGGTTTCATGGGGATAGCGAAAATGAACCTGAAAGATTTAGTTTTTTTGAAAGAGCTTCTCGAAGTCGGCAAGATAAAGCCAGTCATAGATAGACGTTACACGCTAAGTCAGGTTCCTGAAGCCATGCGGTATTTTGAAGAAGGACACGCCAAAGGAAAAGTAGTAATAGCATTGGAACATAACCCGCCAGAAGCTGATTGA